A single genomic interval of Pseudomonas sp. FeN3W harbors:
- the ligD gene encoding non-homologous end-joining DNA ligase, which produces MPEQRKSGSRPLVGGVGISNPQRVIDKASGATKLALAEYYLGIADRLVPQLAGRPLSIVRAPDGVDGESFFQRHCGRLKMPHMRALPKNLDPEHARLIQADNITAVIEAVQMGTVEFHTWNARSDRVERPDRVIFDLDPDPALAWSSMVEATELTLQLLDDLGLQAFLKTSGGRGMHVVVPLDRRHDWDLVRQFARSVTERLAREAPELIVDKMGPQNRVGRIFVDYLRNQRGASTVAAYSVRARPGLAVSVPIEREELAQLESADCWNIGNLDERLQALRSDPWARYGAVRQGLTQALLKRLEKG; this is translated from the coding sequence ATGCCAGAACAGCGCAAGAGCGGCAGCCGCCCGCTGGTGGGCGGCGTCGGCATCAGCAATCCACAACGGGTGATCGACAAGGCCAGCGGGGCAACCAAGCTTGCGCTGGCCGAATACTACCTGGGAATCGCCGACCGACTGGTGCCGCAACTGGCTGGCCGGCCACTGTCCATCGTTCGTGCGCCCGACGGTGTCGACGGCGAGAGCTTTTTCCAGCGCCATTGTGGTCGGTTGAAGATGCCGCACATGCGCGCACTGCCGAAAAACCTCGACCCTGAGCATGCGCGGCTGATCCAGGCGGACAACATCACCGCGGTCATCGAGGCCGTGCAGATGGGTACCGTCGAGTTCCACACCTGGAACGCGCGCAGCGATCGCGTCGAGCGGCCCGATCGAGTCATTTTCGATCTCGACCCCGATCCCGCATTAGCCTGGTCGAGCATGGTGGAGGCGACCGAGCTGACCCTGCAGCTGCTGGACGACCTGGGACTGCAGGCCTTCCTCAAGACCAGCGGAGGCCGCGGCATGCATGTCGTGGTGCCGCTCGACCGTCGGCACGACTGGGACCTGGTCCGGCAGTTCGCTCGCTCGGTCACTGAGCGGCTGGCGCGCGAGGCGCCGGAGCTGATCGTCGACAAAATGGGGCCGCAGAATCGGGTCGGGCGAATTTTCGTGGATTACCTGCGCAACCAGCGCGGGGCGAGCACCGTTGCCGCCTACTCGGTCAGGGCACGTCCGGGGCTGGCGGTATCCGTACCTATTGAGCGTGAGGAGCTGGCGCAGTTGGAAAGCGCGGACTGCTGGAACATCGGCAACCTGGATGAACGGTTGCAGGCATTGCGCAGCGACCCCTGGGCGCGCTACGGCGCCGTTCGCCAGGGACTGACGCAGGCACTGCTCAAGCGCCTGGAGAAGGGTTGA
- a CDS encoding alpha-1,4-glucan--maltose-1-phosphate maltosyltransferase, with translation MSDAQPTATIHPRLEEALQMPRIAIESTLPVLDEGRFAAKAVIGQPVVVTSKIFADGHDQLAAAVCWREKGETSWRRARLKLLGNDAWQGQFTPTQVAEHEFVIEAWWDVFESYRYELSKKHTAGVPVHLELEEGRLLLEQATARAQGENRAVLDDLMHRLGMAHTDDERVSLLLAQETAVAMAAADPREHCSRSRVYPLDVERPLAQFASWYELFPRSETDDPNRHGTFRDVHKRLSAIRDMGFDVLYFPPIHPIGRQHRKGPNNSLQAGPNDPGSPYAIGSEDGGHDAIHPELGTLDDFRELVAAAREHGLEIALDFAIQCSQDHPWLKEHPGWFSWRPDGTIKYAENPPKKYQDIVNVDFYAEDAMPELWLALRDVVWHWVEQGVKVFRVDNPHTKPLPFWEWLIADIRERDRDVMFLSEAFTRPGMMARLGKIGYSQSYTYFTWRNTKTELSEYLTELNEPPLRDCYRPNFFVNTPDINPFFLQDSGRAGFLIRAALATMGSGLWGMYSGFELCESAPIPGKEEYLDSEKYQIRVRDYRAPGNIIAEIAQLNRIRRQNPALQTHLGFKAYMAWNDNILYFGKRTPDLSNFILVAVSLDPHNAQEANFELPLWELGLPDDAHTQGEDLMNGHRWTWYGKTQWMRIEPWHLPFGIWRLTAQEPDPDLK, from the coding sequence ATGAGCGATGCACAGCCTACCGCGACGATTCACCCTCGACTCGAAGAAGCCCTGCAGATGCCGCGCATCGCCATCGAATCCACCTTGCCGGTGTTGGATGAGGGACGCTTCGCTGCCAAGGCGGTCATCGGCCAGCCAGTGGTCGTGACCAGCAAGATTTTCGCTGACGGCCACGACCAGCTCGCCGCCGCCGTGTGCTGGCGTGAAAAAGGCGAAACCAGCTGGCGACGGGCACGGCTGAAGCTGCTCGGTAACGACGCCTGGCAAGGCCAGTTCACGCCCACCCAGGTCGCCGAACATGAGTTCGTCATCGAGGCCTGGTGGGACGTATTCGAGAGCTACCGCTACGAGCTGTCGAAGAAGCACACGGCCGGTGTTCCGGTGCATCTGGAGCTGGAAGAAGGGCGTCTGCTGCTGGAGCAGGCCACCGCACGAGCACAGGGCGAGAATCGCGCGGTGCTCGACGATCTGATGCACCGCCTTGGCATGGCGCATACCGATGACGAGCGCGTGTCGCTGTTGCTCGCACAGGAGACGGCCGTGGCGATGGCTGCGGCAGACCCACGCGAGCACTGCAGCCGCAGCCGTGTGTATCCGCTGGATGTGGAACGCCCGCTGGCACAGTTCGCCAGCTGGTACGAGCTGTTTCCACGCTCGGAGACCGACGATCCCAATCGCCACGGCACCTTCCGCGATGTGCACAAGCGCCTGTCGGCGATTCGCGACATGGGTTTCGACGTGCTGTATTTCCCGCCGATCCACCCGATCGGTCGCCAGCACCGCAAGGGCCCGAACAACAGTCTGCAGGCCGGCCCGAACGATCCGGGCAGCCCTTATGCCATCGGCAGCGAGGACGGCGGTCACGATGCCATCCATCCCGAGCTGGGCACGCTCGACGATTTCCGCGAGCTGGTCGCCGCGGCCCGCGAGCATGGCCTGGAGATCGCCCTGGACTTCGCCATCCAGTGCTCGCAGGACCACCCGTGGCTGAAAGAGCACCCGGGCTGGTTCTCCTGGCGGCCGGACGGCACGATCAAATACGCCGAAAACCCACCGAAGAAGTACCAGGACATCGTCAACGTCGACTTCTATGCCGAAGACGCCATGCCCGAGCTCTGGCTGGCGCTGCGCGACGTGGTCTGGCATTGGGTGGAGCAGGGCGTGAAGGTGTTTCGGGTCGACAACCCGCACACCAAGCCATTGCCGTTCTGGGAATGGCTGATCGCCGATATCCGCGAGCGCGACCGCGACGTGATGTTCCTCTCCGAGGCCTTCACTCGCCCCGGCATGATGGCGCGTCTGGGCAAGATCGGTTATAGCCAGAGCTACACCTACTTCACCTGGCGCAACACCAAGACCGAGCTGAGCGAGTACCTCACCGAACTGAACGAGCCGCCGCTGCGCGACTGCTACCGGCCGAACTTCTTCGTCAATACGCCGGACATCAACCCGTTTTTCCTGCAGGACTCCGGCCGCGCCGGGTTCCTGATCCGCGCCGCGCTGGCGACCATGGGTTCGGGGCTGTGGGGCATGTATTCGGGCTTCGAGCTGTGCGAGTCGGCACCGATTCCGGGCAAGGAGGAATATCTGGACTCGGAGAAGTACCAGATTCGCGTCCGCGACTACCGCGCACCGGGCAATATCATTGCCGAGATCGCCCAGCTCAACCGCATCCGCCGGCAGAACCCGGCACTGCAGACGCACTTGGGCTTCAAGGCCTACATGGCCTGGAACGACAACATCCTCTACTTCGGCAAGCGCACACCAGACCTGTCGAACTTCATCCTGGTGGCCGTCAGCCTCGATCCGCACAACGCCCAGGAGGCAAATTTCGAGTTGCCGTTGTGGGAGCTCGGCCTGCCGGATGACGCCCATACCCAGGGCGAGGACCTGATGAATGGCCATCGCTGGACCTGGTACGGCAAGACCCAGTGGATGCGGATCGAACCCTGGCATCTGCCGTTCGGCATCTGGCGCCTGACCGCACAGGAGCCGGACCCGGACCTCAAGTGA
- the treS gene encoding maltose alpha-D-glucosyltransferase: MAKPRKPAAFIKDPLWYKDAVVYQVHLKSFFDSNNDGVGDFPGLIEKLDYIADLGVNTIWLLPFYPSPRRDDGYDIADYRGVHPEYGSMADARRFIAEAHKRGLRVITELVINHTSDQHPWFQRARKAKKGSAARDFYVWSDTDKKYDGTRIIFLDTEKSNWTWDPVAKQYFWHRFYSHQPDLNFDNPQVMKAVLAVMRYWLDMGIDGLRLDAIPYLVERDGTNNENLPETHAVLKAIRAEIDANYPDRMLLAEANQWPEDTQLYFGGEDGGPGDECHMAFHFPLMPRMYMAIAQEDRFPITDILRQTPDIPDNCQWAIFLRNHDELTLEMVTDKERDYLWNYYASDKRARINLGIRRRLAPLLERDRRRIELLNSLLLSMPGTPVIYYGDEIGMGDNIFLGDRDGVRTPMQWSVDRNGGFSRADPPNLVLPPVMDPLYGYYTINVEAQQRDPHSLLNWTRRMLTIRKQFKAFGRGTLKMLAPSNRRILAYLREFTGANGETEIIFCVANVSRSAQAAELEMSQYAGMVPVEMVGGSAFPPIGQLPYLLTLPPYGFYWFQLALTNQMPSWHQEPVDTMPDFQTLVLKRLDTLTATNRRILETEALPAYLPKRRWFAAKDVAIESIRISYCVPFGDPNRPVLLSELCVESAGRSDLYQLPLGFLAETEFEVALPQQLALARVRRGPQVGLMTDAFALEQFSAAVIQGLRDELVLPCNDGEIRFVPMPQLADLQLPAHPEVRFISAEQSNSSAIIDNKVMIKLLRRVAPGIHPELEMGGFLTERGFAHISGMLGQVSRINKQGEPVALMVIQHFLDSQGDAWVWTLNNLDRAVRDEIAGGVSMHENQFSALDELQAFNRLLGQRLGEMHMALATPTEDPAFAYESTSKADAKQWEQSVSAQLEQALQRLEEHRSSFDRKEATALGQLLARRDELLEQVQRLAARTVGGVRTRVHGDLHLGQVLVVQGDAYFIDFEGEPARSLDERRAKHSPFKDVSGLLRSFEYAAAMTIRGAQISDSTSEADQARQRIAASYQSSAQTAFLEAYRQATAELPHDWRDADGANAALLLFSLEKCAYEIVYEAENRPTWLPVPLQGLLALAQQLFDGGSND, translated from the coding sequence ATGGCAAAACCGCGCAAGCCCGCCGCTTTCATCAAGGACCCGCTCTGGTACAAGGACGCGGTGGTGTATCAGGTGCACCTGAAATCCTTCTTCGATTCGAACAACGACGGCGTCGGCGACTTCCCCGGCCTGATCGAGAAGCTGGATTACATCGCCGACCTCGGGGTGAATACCATCTGGCTGCTGCCGTTCTATCCGTCGCCGCGGCGTGACGATGGTTACGACATCGCCGATTACCGCGGTGTGCATCCCGAATACGGCAGCATGGCCGACGCCCGTCGCTTCATCGCCGAGGCGCACAAGCGTGGGTTGCGGGTGATCACCGAGCTGGTCATCAACCACACGTCCGACCAGCACCCCTGGTTCCAGCGTGCACGCAAGGCAAAGAAGGGCTCAGCGGCCCGGGATTTCTACGTCTGGTCGGATACCGACAAGAAATACGACGGCACGCGAATCATCTTTCTCGACACCGAGAAATCCAACTGGACCTGGGACCCGGTGGCCAAGCAGTACTTCTGGCACCGCTTCTATTCGCACCAGCCGGACCTCAACTTCGACAATCCGCAGGTGATGAAGGCCGTGCTGGCGGTGATGCGCTACTGGCTGGACATGGGCATCGACGGCCTGCGTCTGGATGCGATTCCTTACCTGGTCGAACGCGACGGCACCAACAACGAGAACCTGCCGGAGACCCATGCGGTGCTCAAGGCGATCCGCGCCGAAATCGACGCCAACTACCCCGACCGCATGCTGCTCGCCGAAGCCAACCAGTGGCCGGAAGACACCCAGCTGTATTTCGGCGGCGAAGACGGTGGGCCGGGTGACGAATGCCACATGGCCTTCCACTTCCCGCTGATGCCGCGCATGTACATGGCCATCGCTCAGGAAGACCGCTTCCCGATCACCGACATCCTGCGCCAGACGCCGGACATCCCGGACAATTGCCAGTGGGCGATCTTCCTGCGCAACCACGACGAGCTGACGCTGGAGATGGTGACCGACAAGGAGCGCGACTACCTGTGGAACTACTACGCCTCGGACAAGCGTGCACGGATCAACCTGGGCATACGCCGGCGCCTGGCGCCGCTGCTGGAGCGTGACCGGCGGCGGATCGAGTTGCTCAACAGTCTGCTGCTCTCCATGCCCGGTACGCCGGTGATCTACTACGGCGACGAGATCGGCATGGGCGACAACATCTTTCTCGGCGACCGCGACGGCGTACGCACGCCGATGCAGTGGTCGGTGGACCGCAACGGCGGTTTCTCCCGCGCCGACCCACCGAACCTGGTGCTGCCACCGGTGATGGACCCGCTCTACGGCTACTACACGATCAACGTCGAGGCGCAGCAGCGCGATCCGCATTCGCTGCTCAACTGGACGCGGCGGATGCTGACCATCCGCAAGCAGTTCAAGGCCTTCGGCCGCGGCACGCTGAAGATGCTCGCCCCGAGCAACCGGCGCATCCTCGCCTACCTGCGCGAATTCACCGGAGCGAACGGCGAAACCGAGATCATCTTCTGCGTCGCCAACGTCTCGCGCTCCGCCCAGGCTGCGGAGCTGGAAATGTCGCAGTACGCCGGCATGGTGCCGGTGGAGATGGTCGGCGGCAGTGCCTTCCCGCCCATCGGCCAACTGCCGTATCTGCTGACCTTGCCGCCCTATGGCTTCTACTGGTTCCAGCTCGCGCTGACCAACCAGATGCCAAGCTGGCACCAGGAGCCGGTGGACACCATGCCGGACTTCCAGACGCTGGTACTCAAGCGCCTGGATACCCTGACCGCTACCAATCGGCGCATTCTGGAAACCGAAGCGCTGCCGGCCTATCTGCCGAAACGGCGCTGGTTCGCGGCCAAGGACGTAGCGATCGAGTCGATCCGCATCAGCTATTGCGTGCCGTTCGGCGATCCGAACCGCCCGGTGCTGCTCAGCGAGCTTTGTGTGGAATCCGCCGGGCGCAGCGATCTATACCAGCTGCCGCTGGGTTTCCTGGCCGAGACCGAGTTCGAGGTCGCATTGCCGCAGCAACTGGCCCTGGCGCGGGTGCGCCGCGGGCCGCAGGTCGGCCTGATGACCGATGCCTTCGCCCTCGAGCAATTCAGCGCCGCAGTGATTCAGGGCCTGCGCGATGAATTGGTGCTGCCTTGCAACGACGGTGAGATCCGCTTCGTGCCGATGCCGCAGCTGGCCGACCTGCAATTGCCGGCGCACCCCGAGGTGCGCTTCATCTCCGCGGAGCAGTCGAACAGCTCGGCGATCATCGACAACAAGGTGATGATCAAATTGCTCCGTCGCGTGGCACCGGGCATCCACCCTGAACTGGAAATGGGCGGTTTCCTCACCGAACGCGGCTTCGCCCATATCTCCGGCATGCTCGGCCAGGTCAGCCGCATCAACAAGCAGGGCGAGCCGGTGGCCCTGATGGTGATCCAGCACTTCCTCGACAGCCAGGGCGACGCCTGGGTGTGGACGTTGAACAACCTCGACCGCGCGGTGCGTGACGAGATCGCTGGTGGCGTGTCGATGCACGAGAACCAGTTCAGCGCCCTCGACGAACTGCAGGCCTTCAACCGCCTGCTCGGCCAGCGGCTCGGCGAGATGCACATGGCGCTTGCCACGCCGACTGAAGATCCGGCCTTTGCCTACGAAAGCACCAGCAAAGCCGACGCCAAGCAGTGGGAGCAGAGCGTCAGCGCGCAGCTGGAGCAGGCGCTGCAGCGCCTCGAGGAACATCGCTCGAGCTTCGATCGCAAGGAGGCCACCGCGCTCGGCCAGCTGCTGGCGCGGCGCGACGAACTGCTCGAACAAGTGCAACGTCTGGCTGCTAGAACCGTTGGTGGCGTGCGGACCCGTGTCCACGGCGATCTGCACCTCGGCCAAGTGCTGGTGGTGCAGGGCGATGCCTACTTCATCGACTTCGAAGGGGAGCCGGCCCGCTCGCTGGATGAACGGCGTGCCAAACATAGTCCGTTCAAGGATGTCTCAGGCCTGCTGCGTTCGTTCGAATACGCCGCGGCCATGACCATTCGCGGTGCGCAGATCAGCGACAGCACGTCCGAAGCCGATCAGGCGCGGCAACGTATCGCGGCGAGCTACCAGAGCAGTGCGCAGACGGCCTTCCTCGAAGCCTATCGCCAGGCGACCGCCGAATTGCCGCACGACTGGCGCGACGCGGATGGCGCGAATGCTGCACTGCTGCTGTTCAGCCTGGAAAAATGCGCTTACGAGATCGTTTACGAAGCGGAGAACCGACCCACTTGGTTGCCCGTCCCGCTACAGGGATTGCTGGCCCTGGCACAACAGCTTTTCGATGGAGGCTCCAATGACTGA
- the glgB gene encoding 1,4-alpha-glucan branching protein GlgB, producing MTDRPVLTMPGETLMPSDADVDALVRAEHGNPFSILGPHPDGEGMVIRAYLPNALGAEVLDRDEQLLAVMEQGQVPGFFFVRLPHQQPYLLKIRWAGGEQITEDPYSFGPQLGELDMHLFSEGNHRQIGRVFGSQVLEVDGVQGVRFAVWAPNARRVSVVGSFNGWDGRRHPMRLRFPSGVWELFIPRLQPGDTYKYEILGPNGILPLKADPIALATEHPPGTASVIARPLDYQWKDHGWLQQRAARQSIKAPMSIYELHAGSWRRDGGDDGRLYDWHELAERLIPYVVDMGFTHIELMPIMEHPFGGSWGYQLLSQFAPSARYGNAHDFAEFVDACHNAGIGVILDWVPAHFPTDAHGLGEFDGTALYEYAHPFEGFHQDWDTYIYNLGRTEVHGFMLASALHWLREFHVDALRVDAVASMLYRDYSRKEGEWIPNRHGGRENLEAIDFLRHLNDVVATETPGALVIAEESTAFPGVSKPTSEGGLGFSYKWNMGWMHDSLKYIQEDPINRQYHHDKMTFSMVYAYSEHFVLPISHDEVVHGKGSLVDKMPGDRWQKFANLRAYLSFMWTHPGKKLLFMGCEFGQWREWSHDRELDWHLLEEADHRGVQNLVRDLNRLYSQEPALHELDSDPQGFQWLIGDDRANSVFAWLRKSSTGHPLLVLANFTPVVREAYRIGVPVEAKWLEVFNSDAACYGGSNTGNGGGMLAEPIESHGEKVSLSLTLPPLGVLVLRPQV from the coding sequence ATGACTGATCGCCCGGTTCTGACCATGCCAGGGGAAACCCTGATGCCCAGCGACGCCGATGTGGACGCGCTGGTGCGAGCCGAGCATGGCAATCCGTTTTCCATTCTCGGGCCGCACCCGGACGGCGAGGGAATGGTGATTCGCGCCTACCTGCCCAACGCCCTGGGTGCCGAAGTGCTCGATCGCGATGAGCAACTGCTCGCCGTGATGGAGCAGGGGCAGGTGCCCGGGTTCTTTTTCGTTCGCCTGCCACATCAGCAACCCTACCTGCTGAAGATTCGCTGGGCCGGCGGCGAGCAGATCACCGAAGATCCCTACAGCTTCGGCCCGCAACTGGGCGAGCTGGACATGCACCTGTTCTCCGAAGGCAATCACCGGCAGATCGGCCGGGTATTCGGCTCGCAGGTGCTGGAAGTCGACGGTGTGCAGGGCGTGCGTTTCGCCGTCTGGGCGCCCAATGCTCGGCGCGTGTCGGTGGTCGGCAGCTTCAACGGCTGGGACGGCCGCCGTCATCCGATGCGGCTGCGCTTTCCGTCCGGCGTCTGGGAGCTGTTCATTCCGCGCTTGCAGCCCGGTGACACCTACAAGTACGAGATTCTCGGGCCGAATGGCATCCTGCCGCTCAAGGCCGACCCGATCGCCCTGGCAACCGAGCATCCGCCGGGAACCGCTTCGGTCATCGCCCGTCCGCTGGATTACCAATGGAAGGACCATGGCTGGCTGCAGCAGCGCGCGGCGCGCCAGTCGATCAAGGCACCGATGAGCATCTATGAGCTGCATGCGGGCTCCTGGCGACGTGACGGCGGTGACGATGGCCGCCTGTATGACTGGCACGAGCTGGCCGAGCGGCTGATCCCCTACGTGGTGGACATGGGCTTCACCCACATCGAGCTGATGCCGATCATGGAGCATCCGTTCGGCGGTTCCTGGGGTTACCAGCTGCTTTCGCAGTTCGCACCGAGCGCGCGCTACGGCAACGCCCATGATTTCGCCGAGTTCGTCGACGCCTGCCACAACGCCGGCATCGGCGTGATCCTCGACTGGGTGCCGGCGCACTTTCCCACCGACGCCCATGGCCTCGGCGAATTCGACGGCACCGCGCTATACGAATACGCGCACCCGTTCGAGGGCTTCCATCAGGACTGGGATACCTACATCTACAACCTCGGCCGCACCGAGGTGCATGGTTTCATGCTCGCTTCGGCGCTGCACTGGCTGCGTGAATTCCACGTCGATGCCCTGCGTGTCGATGCGGTGGCGTCGATGCTCTATCGCGATTACTCGCGCAAGGAGGGCGAGTGGATCCCGAACCGCCACGGCGGGCGCGAGAACCTCGAGGCGATCGATTTCCTCCGTCATCTGAACGACGTGGTGGCCACGGAAACCCCCGGCGCGCTGGTGATCGCCGAGGAATCGACGGCCTTTCCAGGGGTCAGCAAGCCCACCAGCGAAGGTGGTCTCGGCTTCTCCTACAAGTGGAACATGGGCTGGATGCACGACTCGCTGAAGTACATCCAGGAAGACCCGATCAATCGGCAGTACCACCACGACAAGATGACCTTCAGCATGGTCTACGCCTATTCCGAGCACTTCGTGCTGCCGATTTCCCACGACGAAGTGGTCCACGGCAAAGGCTCTCTGGTGGACAAGATGCCCGGGGATCGCTGGCAGAAGTTCGCCAACCTGCGCGCCTATCTTTCGTTCATGTGGACCCATCCGGGCAAGAAGCTGCTGTTCATGGGCTGCGAATTCGGCCAGTGGCGCGAGTGGAGCCACGACCGCGAACTGGACTGGCACCTGCTGGAAGAGGCCGATCACCGTGGCGTGCAGAACCTGGTGCGCGATCTGAACCGACTGTACAGCCAGGAACCGGCTTTGCACGAACTGGACAGCGACCCGCAGGGCTTTCAGTGGCTGATAGGCGACGACCGCGCCAACAGCGTGTTCGCCTGGCTGCGCAAGAGCTCGACCGGGCATCCGCTGCTGGTGCTCGCCAACTTCACGCCAGTGGTGCGTGAGGCCTACCGCATCGGCGTTCCGGTGGAGGCCAAGTGGCTGGAGGTGTTCAACAGCGACGCGGCATGCTACGGCGGCTCGAACACCGGCAATGGCGGCGGCATGCTGGCCGAGCCGATCGAGAGCCACGGCGAGAAGGTCTCGCTGTCACTGACCCTGCCGCCGCTGGGCGTGCTGGTATTGCGGCCGCAGGTCTGA
- a CDS encoding lysylphosphatidylglycerol synthase domain-containing protein — protein MSQTTPAEAKSGWRRRWPLIKKILTYVFFALIVGLLIGLARNLDWAEVYKTLRNYQAKTLWMAGAAAFGSYLVYCFFDVLGKRYARHDLPVRQILPVTFVCYAFNLNLSAWVGGIALRFRLYSRLGLKPSQITRVFTMSILTNWLGYMWLAGVIFAMGWIQPPANWEIGFTALRVLGAGLLVACVVYLWLCGFSKRRSWTIRGHEIQLPSLRLALIQLVLGAANWSLMALVVYFMLSQKAAYPEVLGILMISSIAGVVTHIPAGLGVIEAVFVAMLADEMSKGAIVGGLIGYRVIYFLIPLLFATLVYVVLEARAKKLRSSNQAGDQQAASQETS, from the coding sequence ATGAGCCAGACCACCCCGGCCGAGGCGAAAAGCGGCTGGCGCCGACGCTGGCCGCTGATCAAGAAGATCCTCACCTATGTCTTCTTCGCCCTTATCGTCGGCCTGCTGATCGGCCTGGCGCGCAACCTCGACTGGGCAGAGGTCTACAAGACCCTGCGCAACTACCAGGCGAAAACGCTCTGGATGGCCGGCGCGGCCGCCTTTGGCAGCTACCTCGTGTACTGCTTCTTCGACGTATTGGGCAAGCGCTACGCACGGCATGACCTGCCGGTCCGGCAGATCCTGCCGGTGACCTTCGTCTGTTATGCCTTCAACCTCAACCTGAGCGCCTGGGTCGGCGGCATTGCCCTGCGTTTCCGCCTGTATTCGCGTCTGGGGTTGAAGCCATCGCAGATCACGCGGGTGTTCACCATGAGCATCCTGACCAACTGGCTGGGCTACATGTGGCTGGCCGGGGTGATCTTTGCCATGGGCTGGATCCAGCCGCCGGCCAACTGGGAAATCGGCTTCACCGCCCTGCGGGTGCTCGGTGCCGGCCTGCTGGTCGCGTGCGTGGTGTATCTGTGGCTGTGCGGTTTCTCCAAGCGCCGCTCGTGGACCATACGCGGCCATGAGATCCAGCTGCCTTCATTGCGCCTGGCGCTGATTCAGCTGGTGCTGGGCGCAGCCAACTGGTCGCTGATGGCGCTGGTGGTGTACTTCATGCTCTCCCAGAAGGCCGCCTATCCCGAAGTGCTCGGCATCCTGATGATCAGCAGCATCGCCGGCGTGGTTACCCACATCCCGGCCGGGCTCGGGGTCATCGAGGCGGTATTCGTGGCGATGCTCGCCGACGAGATGAGCAAAGGCGCCATCGTCGGCGGTCTGATCGGCTACCGGGTCATCTACTTCCTGATCCCGCTACTGTTCGCCACCTTGGTCTATGTGGTGCTCGAAGCACGGGCGAAGAAACTGCGTAGCAGCAACCAGGCCGGCGACCAGCAGGCTGCCTCCCAGGAAACGAGCTGA
- the clsB gene encoding cardiolipin synthase ClsB — MSYHWRDGNRLQLLENGEEFFPRVFEVIAQAKKEVLLETFILFQDKVGTELQKALIAAAENGASVDVTVDGYGSADLHGEFVTAMTRVGVRIHMFDPGKRLLGRRLNVFRRMHRKIVVVDGEIAFIGGINFSADHLGDFGPAAKQDYALQVEGPVVRDIHHFALAQIAPDKPTHRWWRRRMRHQTPGYGGVSRGEARALFVIRDNDQHRNDIEQHYLQAIRDARSRLLIANAYFFPGYRVLREIRNAARRGVRVRLILQGEPDMPIAKFGARMLYNYLMRDGVEIHEYCRRPLHGKVALADYEWSTVGSSNLDPLSLSLNLEANLIIRDHVFNRHLHERLDHLLQTDCRRIPLERIIRGFWWRAPLAFLIFHFLRHFPGLVSLFPEHKPRLELIDPDNRPLDPVPSPLQRDHQ; from the coding sequence ATGAGTTACCACTGGAGAGACGGAAATCGCCTTCAGTTACTGGAAAACGGCGAAGAGTTCTTTCCTCGAGTGTTCGAGGTCATCGCCCAGGCCAAGAAAGAAGTGCTGCTGGAAACCTTCATCCTGTTCCAGGACAAGGTAGGCACGGAGCTACAGAAAGCGCTGATCGCCGCCGCGGAAAACGGCGCCAGCGTCGATGTGACCGTGGACGGCTACGGCTCGGCGGACCTGCATGGTGAATTCGTCACCGCCATGACCCGGGTCGGCGTGCGTATCCACATGTTCGACCCCGGCAAGCGCCTGCTCGGCCGCCGACTCAACGTGTTCCGCCGCATGCACCGCAAGATCGTCGTGGTCGATGGCGAGATCGCCTTCATCGGCGGTATCAACTTCTCCGCCGATCACCTGGGCGACTTCGGCCCGGCTGCCAAGCAGGACTATGCCCTGCAGGTGGAAGGTCCCGTGGTGCGTGATATCCACCACTTCGCACTGGCGCAGATCGCACCGGACAAGCCGACCCATCGCTGGTGGCGGCGGCGCATGCGCCATCAGACGCCGGGTTACGGTGGCGTCAGCCGCGGCGAGGCGCGAGCGTTGTTCGTCATCCGCGACAACGACCAGCACCGCAACGACATCGAGCAACACTACCTGCAGGCGATTCGAGATGCACGCTCCAGACTATTGATTGCAAACGCTTATTTCTTTCCTGGCTATCGCGTGCTGCGGGAAATCCGCAATGCCGCGCGGCGCGGCGTACGGGTGCGGCTGATCCTCCAGGGCGAGCCGGACATGCCCATCGCCAAGTTCGGCGCGCGCATGCTCTACAACTACCTGATGCGCGATGGCGTGGAGATCCACGAGTACTGCCGCCGCCCGCTGCATGGCAAGGTCGCGCTGGCCGACTACGAGTGGTCCACGGTGGGCTCGAGCAACCTCGATCCGCTGAGCCTGTCGCTCAATCTGGAGGCCAACCTGATCATTCGTGATCATGTGTTCAATCGCCACCTGCACGAGCGCCTCGACCATCTGCTGCAGACCGACTGTCGGCGCATTCCGCTGGAGCGGATCATCCGCGGTTTCTGGTGGCGCGCGCCGCTGGCCTTCCTGATCTTCCACTTCCTGCGGCATTTCCCGGGGTTGGTGAGCCTGTTCCCCGAGCACAAGCCGCGCCTGGAGCTGATCGACCCGGACAACCGCCCACTCGACCCCGTACCCTCCCCCTTGCAGCGAGACCACCAATGA